The following proteins are co-located in the Pan troglodytes isolate AG18354 chromosome 5, NHGRI_mPanTro3-v2.0_pri, whole genome shotgun sequence genome:
- the TFAP2B gene encoding transcription factor AP-2-beta isoform X1: MHSPPRDQAAIMLWKLVENVKYEDIYEDRHDGVPSHSSRLSQLGSVSQGPYSSAPPLSHTPSSDFQPPYFPPPYQPLPYHQSQDPYSHVNDPYSLNPLHQPQQHPWGQRQRQEVGSEAGSLLPQPRAALPQLSGLDPRRDYHSVRRPDVLLHSAHHGLDAGMGDSLSLHGLGHPGMEDVQSVEDANNSGMNLLDQSVIKKVPVPPKSVTSLMMNKDGFLGGMSVNTGEVFCSVPGRLSLLSSTSKYKVTVGEVQRRLSPPECLNASLLGGVLRRAKSKNGGRSLRERLEKIGLNLPAGRRKAANVTLLTSLVEGEAVHLARDFGYICETEFPAKAVSEYLNRQHTDPSDLHSRKNMLLATKQLCKEFTDLLAQDRTPIGNSRPSPILEPGIQSCLTHFSLITHGFGAPAICAALTALQNYLTEALKGMDKMFLNNTTTNRHTSGEGPGSKTGDKEEKHRK; encoded by the exons ATGCACTCACCTCCTAGAGACCAGGCTGCCATCATGCTCTGGAAGCTCGTGGAGAATGTCAAGTACGAAGATATCTATGAG GACCGGCACGATGGTGTCCCGAGCCACAGCTCGCGGCTCTCCCAGCTGGGCTCGGTGTCCCAAGGACCCTACTCGAGCGCCCCGCCGCTGTCCCACACCCCGTCGTCGGACTTCCAGCCGCCCTACTTCCCACCCCCCTACCAGCCGCTCCCCTACCACCAGAGCCAGGACCCCTACTCCCACGTCAACGACCCCTACTCCCTGAACCCACTGCACCAGCCCCAGCAACATCCCTGGGGGCAACGGCAGCGGCAAGAAGTGGGTTCGGAAGCCGgctctctcctgccccagcctcggGCCGCCTTGCCCCAGCTCTCGGGCCTTGACCCCCGGAGGGACTACCACTCGGTCCGCCGGCCGGACGTGCTGCTGCATTCGGCGCACCACGGCCTGGACGCGGGCATGGGTGACAGCCTCTCGCTGCACGGCCTCGGCCATCCCGGAATGGAAGACGTCCAG TCAGTTGAAGATGCCAATAACAGCGGCATGAATCTATTGGACCAGTCTGTCATTAAAAAAG tTCCAGTTCCTCCCAAATCGGTGACTTCTCTAATGATGAATAAAGACGGCTTCCTGGGAGGCATGTCTGTCAACACCGGCGAGGTGTTTTGCTCCGTCCCAGGCCGTTTGTCTCTGCTCAGTTCAACTTCGAAGTACAAAGTAACTGTGGGAGAAGTTCAGAGACGGCTGTCGCCCCCTGAATGCCTCAATGCATCTCTCCTCGGCGGAGTCCTCAGAAG AGCCAAATCGAAAAATGGGGGGAGATCTTTGCGAGAAAGGCTAGAAAAAATCGGTTTGAATTTACCCGCGGGCAGGCGCAAAGCAGCAAATGTCACGTTACTCACCTCCCTGGTGGAAG GAGAAGCTGTTCACTTAGCTAGGGATTTTGGGTACATTTGCGAAACGGAGTTTCCCGCCAAAGCCGTCTCTGAGTATTTGAACCGGCAGCACACAGACCCGAGTGACCTGCACTCCCGAAAGAATATGCTGTTGGCCACCAA GCAACTTTGTAAAGAATTTACGGATCTACTGGCGCAGGACCGGACACCGATAGGGAACAGCCGACCCAGCCCCATCCTGGAGCCGGGGATCCAGAGCTGCCTCACGCACTTCAGCCTCATCACGCACGGCTTCGGCGCCCCGGCCATTTGCGCCGCGCTCACGGCCCTGCAGAACTATCTCACCGAGGCGCTCAAAGGCATGGACAAGATGTTCTTGAACAACACCACCACTAACAGGCACACGTCTGGGGAAGGCCCAGGTAGTAAAACTGGCGACAAGGAGGAGAAACAcaggaaatga
- the TFAP2B gene encoding transcription factor AP-2-beta isoform X2, with product MLVHTYSSMDRHDGVPSHSSRLSQLGSVSQGPYSSAPPLSHTPSSDFQPPYFPPPYQPLPYHQSQDPYSHVNDPYSLNPLHQPQQHPWGQRQRQEVGSEAGSLLPQPRAALPQLSGLDPRRDYHSVRRPDVLLHSAHHGLDAGMGDSLSLHGLGHPGMEDVQSVEDANNSGMNLLDQSVIKKVPVPPKSVTSLMMNKDGFLGGMSVNTGEVFCSVPGRLSLLSSTSKYKVTVGEVQRRLSPPECLNASLLGGVLRRAKSKNGGRSLRERLEKIGLNLPAGRRKAANVTLLTSLVEGEAVHLARDFGYICETEFPAKAVSEYLNRQHTDPSDLHSRKNMLLATKQLCKEFTDLLAQDRTPIGNSRPSPILEPGIQSCLTHFSLITHGFGAPAICAALTALQNYLTEALKGMDKMFLNNTTTNRHTSGEGPGSKTGDKEEKHRK from the exons ATGTTAGTCCACACCTATTCATCCATG GACCGGCACGATGGTGTCCCGAGCCACAGCTCGCGGCTCTCCCAGCTGGGCTCGGTGTCCCAAGGACCCTACTCGAGCGCCCCGCCGCTGTCCCACACCCCGTCGTCGGACTTCCAGCCGCCCTACTTCCCACCCCCCTACCAGCCGCTCCCCTACCACCAGAGCCAGGACCCCTACTCCCACGTCAACGACCCCTACTCCCTGAACCCACTGCACCAGCCCCAGCAACATCCCTGGGGGCAACGGCAGCGGCAAGAAGTGGGTTCGGAAGCCGgctctctcctgccccagcctcggGCCGCCTTGCCCCAGCTCTCGGGCCTTGACCCCCGGAGGGACTACCACTCGGTCCGCCGGCCGGACGTGCTGCTGCATTCGGCGCACCACGGCCTGGACGCGGGCATGGGTGACAGCCTCTCGCTGCACGGCCTCGGCCATCCCGGAATGGAAGACGTCCAG TCAGTTGAAGATGCCAATAACAGCGGCATGAATCTATTGGACCAGTCTGTCATTAAAAAAG tTCCAGTTCCTCCCAAATCGGTGACTTCTCTAATGATGAATAAAGACGGCTTCCTGGGAGGCATGTCTGTCAACACCGGCGAGGTGTTTTGCTCCGTCCCAGGCCGTTTGTCTCTGCTCAGTTCAACTTCGAAGTACAAAGTAACTGTGGGAGAAGTTCAGAGACGGCTGTCGCCCCCTGAATGCCTCAATGCATCTCTCCTCGGCGGAGTCCTCAGAAG AGCCAAATCGAAAAATGGGGGGAGATCTTTGCGAGAAAGGCTAGAAAAAATCGGTTTGAATTTACCCGCGGGCAGGCGCAAAGCAGCAAATGTCACGTTACTCACCTCCCTGGTGGAAG GAGAAGCTGTTCACTTAGCTAGGGATTTTGGGTACATTTGCGAAACGGAGTTTCCCGCCAAAGCCGTCTCTGAGTATTTGAACCGGCAGCACACAGACCCGAGTGACCTGCACTCCCGAAAGAATATGCTGTTGGCCACCAA GCAACTTTGTAAAGAATTTACGGATCTACTGGCGCAGGACCGGACACCGATAGGGAACAGCCGACCCAGCCCCATCCTGGAGCCGGGGATCCAGAGCTGCCTCACGCACTTCAGCCTCATCACGCACGGCTTCGGCGCCCCGGCCATTTGCGCCGCGCTCACGGCCCTGCAGAACTATCTCACCGAGGCGCTCAAAGGCATGGACAAGATGTTCTTGAACAACACCACCACTAACAGGCACACGTCTGGGGAAGGCCCAGGTAGTAAAACTGGCGACAAGGAGGAGAAACAcaggaaatga